One window of the Podospora pseudopauciseta strain CBS 411.78 chromosome 4, whole genome shotgun sequence genome contains the following:
- a CDS encoding hypothetical protein (COG:S; EggNog:ENOG503P8ZA), producing the protein MMELGGGQLTASKPMCLFWILLDVAAVLPAFYTPPQPCLSEPREHLIPRQCRQVATARLSCLPLLAALTCMRTPNAAARLPAQPRSMYRPGDRRTTSIVFDLQKDSRRSVYITSCMAAIDQVDDEEDNQFKIVVFSSNRNNTSFLRQPRTCGLFKPRSSERQSCQISNHPIFNQTRHLLPIMTKPWEQYREIIIAEYRDNRKPLHEVKKLMEQQYRFKASTRAYRSRFDKWGIQKYSRRRRGNSMGEDGEGDDTRYLSPHQSPELEDNRYQASSPAMTPGDLYHPGSSATTHSNEYRDPFIKPEPTVQYSQYSMMPIHPSAEANTHLSPISYNTYSHHQAIGYPSDQMSTYHHRAGNALVSAQASPDPQSYQEPSAAHMTYGYSFDYSRH; encoded by the exons ATGATGGAACTTGGTGGAGGTCAACTAACAGCATCGAAGCCGATGTGCCTTTTCTGGATTTTGCTGGATGTCGCCGCCGTCCTACCGGCGTTTtacacaccaccacagccttGTTTATCTGAGCCCCGCGAGCATTTGATTCCTCGACAGTGCCGCCAAGTGGCCACTGCGAGGCTCTCCTGTCTTCCGCTATTGGCTGCCTTGACCTGTATGAGAACCCCCAACGCAGCTGCACGACTTCCTGCTCAGCCCAGGTCGATGTATCGGCCTGGAGATAGACGGACCACGTCAATCGTCTTTGATCTGCAGAAAGACAGCCGCCGGTCCGTCTATATCACTTCGTGTATGGCCGCCATTGACCAAGtggacgatgaagaagacaaCCAGTTCAAGATCGTCGTCTTCTCATCCAACAGAAACAACACATCATTCCTTCGACAGCCTCGTACGTGTGGTTTGTTCAAACCTAGAAGTTCTGAAAGACAATCGTGTCAAATCAGCAACCATCCCATTTTCAATCAGACTCGCCACTTGCTGCCCATCATGACGAAGCCGTGGGAACAATACCGTGAGATCATCATAGCGGAGTACCGGGACAACAGGAAGCCACTCCATGAGGTCAAGAAGCTTATGGAGCAGCAGTACCGGTTCAAGGCGTC TACCCGGGCCTATCGATCGCGGTTCGACAAATGGGGCATCCAGAAGTATTCTCGTCGCAGGCGTGGGAATTCCATGGGTGAGGACGGGGAAGGAGACGACACCCGATATCTTTCGCCTCATCAAAGCCCAGAACTCGAAGACAACAGATACCAGGCAAGCTCGCCAGCCATGACCCCAGGCGACCTGTACCACCCAGGATCCAGCGCGACGACACATTCGAACGAGTACAGAGA CCCTTTCATCAAGCCAGAACCCACAGTCCAGTACAGCCAATACAGCATGATGCCCATCCATCCGAGTGCCGAGGCAAATACCCACCTGTCACCCATCTCATACAATACATATTCGCATCACCAGGCCATTGGTTACCCATCTGACCAGATGTCCACCTATCATCACCGAGCGGGCAATGCTCTTGTCTCGGCCCAAGCCTCGCCAGATCCCCAGAGCTACCAGGAGCCGTCTGCCGCCCACATGACCTATGGGTACTCATTCGACTACTCCAGGCACTGA
- a CDS encoding hypothetical protein (COG:S; EggNog:ENOG503P4JX), which yields MPRLLQRSRPSEPAPATSVGSDDVSLPEYEPPAFPMNDENKSKLERLVAAQRNDSDARQYEKHLNECSKNLIKAVGSINDLLFQRRRQLARHVEKRRSEGVDDKSEAERELEEYVAELEATISTLTDKSEQALRRVIDCRAEFEDTKTVLESVVVTVKAQQPRPEPKPKKERRQQRRPANDDDDDDDGDDEEVDEAEDVPPVVGVIDALRTARKVKMIEYSRLSAYDKYAVHNDYIPFKRTWHDAMHPDNEIPLPDPSTWFDEDGNPVKNVADIQEDDDLVVEREIVDLKCPLSLQAFKTPFSNHKCKHTFEKDAIMSFIRSSGGKAQCPVPGCSKDLTITDLYPDEVMLRKMKRVAEASRRNADATSDVEEEEEEDDDPDASIVIGRTNNIKRERNNRRVEDIEED from the exons ATGCCACGTCTACTGCAACGCTCGCGGCCCTCTGAGCCAGCACCAGCTACGTCGGTCGGGTCCGACGACGTCTCCCTGCCCGAGTATGAGCCACCGGCATTTCCGATGAACGATGAAAACAAATCGAAATTGGAAAGGCTGGTCGCCGCTCAGCGAAATGACAGCGATGCGAGGCAGTACGAAAAACACCTCAACGAATGTTCAAAGAACCTGATCAAGGCTGTCGGCAGTATCAACGATCTGCTCTTTCAACGGCGAAGGCAACTCGCTCGGCATGTGGAGAAGCGTCGATCAGAAGGTGTCGACGACAAGAGCGAGGCTGAAAGAGAGCTCGAAGAATATGTCGCTGAGCTGGAGGCAACCATCAGCACACTGACAGACAAATCCGAACAAGCCTTGCGGCGTGTAATAGACTGTCGTGCCGAATTCGAAGATACCAAAACAGTTCTTGAGTCCGTGGTAGTGACAGTCAAGGCTCAGCAGCCTCGACCTGAACCGAAACCTAAAAAAGAGAGACGGCAGCAACGGCGCCCTGccaacgatgacgacgacgacgacgacggcgacgacgaAGAGGTGGACGAGGCTGAGGATGTGCCCCCAGTCGTTGGTGTCATCGATGCTCTAAGGACAGCTCGAAAGGTCAAGATGATAGAGTACTCCAGATTATCTGCTTACGATAAGTATGCTGTCCACAACGACTACATTCCTTTCAAGAGGACGTGGCATGATGCCATGCACCCCGACAACGAGATCCCGCTGCCGGATCCCTCCACTTGGTTTGACGAGGATGGCAACCCAGTCAAGAATGTCGCCGACATtcaggaggatgacgatctTGTTGTCGAGCGTGAAATTGTTGACCTCAAGTGCCCCTTGTCATTGCAGGCCTTCAAAACGCCATTTAGCAATCACAAGTGCAAGCACACCTTTGAGAAAGATGCCATCATGTCTTTCATCCGATCTTCCGGTGGCAAGGCACAATGCCCTGTTCCGGGCTGCTCAAAG GACTTGACAATCACCGACTTGTATCCAGACGAAGTCATGCTTCGGAAAATGAAGCGAGTGGCAGAGGCTTCGAGACGTAATGCCGACGCAACCTCAgatgttgaagaggaggaggaagaagatgacgacCCCGATGCGAGCATAGTCATTGGACGCACAAACAACAtcaagagggagaggaacaACCGCCGTGTGGAAGACATCGAAGAGGACTAA
- the VVD gene encoding Vivid protein light receptor (EggNog:ENOG503PD4D; COG:T), whose amino-acid sequence MSNQVNTWEGNSWEGRAIEHYGGRQLDTQIYDPIIFPGLYSNSGLDIMSVLQISLHSRPNPQVDIGAVDMSCPIIVCDLLRPDQPIIYASDSFLELTGYNRPEVLERNCRFMQAPGGQVKPKSARKYVDEKTIKKMRKSVDRNSELQIPVINFKKDGQRFTNYLTMIPLQFNSHQFNISVGFQCEMDG is encoded by the exons ATGAGCAACCAGGTCAATACATGGGAAGGCAACTCGTGGGAGGGTCGTGCTATCGAG CACTATGGTGGCCGGCAGTTGGACACGCAAATCTACGATCCCATCATCTTTCCTGGGTTGTATTCCAACAGCGGTCTTGACATCATGTCGGTGCTG CAGATCTCTCTCCACTCAAGACCAAACCCCCAGGTGGACATTGGAGCTGTCGACATGTCGTGCCCCATCATCGTCTGCGACCTCTTGCGACCCGATCAGCCCATCATCTACGCATCAGACTCCTTCCTGGAACTGACAGGATACAACCGACCAGAGGTACTGGAGAGAAACTGCCGGTTCATGCAGGCCCCTGGTGGGCAAGTCAAGCCCAAATCGGCACGAAAATATGTCGACGAAAAGACAATCAAGAAGATGCGGAAATCGGTCGACCGGAACTCTGAGCTGCAGATCCCAGTCATCAATTTCAAGAAAGATGGTCAAAGATTCACCAACTACCTGACCATGATTCCGCTACAGTTCAACAGCCACCAGTTCAACATCTCGGTCGGGTTTCAGTGCGAGATGGACGGATGA
- a CDS encoding hypothetical protein (EggNog:ENOG503NWTU; COG:T): MSPTRGQTIVSTFASIFLFALLAFTQLVTALPSSSHGSQKREVGDKYLIGVGKADITGPVVEINFAGYADTAQTGTGLRQRLYARAFIIGEVSNPANRFVYLVLDTMSGDTAVRRGILEGITAQGTGYSMYKAGNVAVTGTHSHSGPGAWFNYLLPQITSLGFDKQSYKAIVDGAILAVKRAHEGLQEGYLDFGTTRIEDANINRSLYSYLANPAAERAQYGDDSVEKIMTLLRFQRASDGKNIGVLTWFPVHPTSMQGNNTHVTGDNKGLAAYYFERSVRGDSAVAEGFVAGFSQANMGDSSPNVLGAWCDDGSGQMCDFETSTCADGKSQACRARGPAFEKLDLGVASCEIIAQRQFDGAKSLYTSLASSSTPVTGASVRSFHYFQDMRYYTFPLANGTLVQTCPAALGHSFAAGTSDWPGAFDFTQGDSGAPNNPFWSVVGGLLKAPSPQQKACQQPKPVLLNVGEMDVPYAWSPNIMDIQSFRVGQFIIVVSPVEVTTMAGRRWKAAVKNAAASELSLGTEPYVVLGGPANTYSHYLTTPEEYQIQRYEGASTLFGQWALPAFVNLTLRGLPYLSSSSSSQPTFGSPAPPDNRENSLSFITGVAFDAEPIGKKFGAVLTQPAASYTRGQAVSVRFQGANPRNNLRLEGTYAAVEKQVNGQWTRVLSDEDWKLVYTWKRTNWALGHSEVTITWETSATEDSAGTYRVRYHGDSKPLIGSIKAFEGVSNSFTLS, translated from the exons ATGTCGCCAACCAGAGGACAGACTATTGTGTCCACGTTTGCCAGCATTTTCCTGTTCGCTCTTCTTGCCTTCACGCAGCTAGTTACcgccctccccagcagcagtcaTGGCTCCCAAAAACGAGAAGTCGGCGACAAGTATCTTATTGGTGTGGGCAAAGCAGATATCACCGGTCCGGTGGTAGAGATCAACTTTGCTGGTTACGCCGACACAGCTCAAACTGGTACTGGTCTCCGCCAACGATTGTACGCTCGCGCGTTCATCATCGGGGAGGTGtccaaccccgccaaccGGTTTGTTTACCTTGTTCTGGATACCATGTCTGGCGACACCGCCGTCCGCCGTGGGATTTTGGAGGGCATCACTGCCCAAGGGACGGGGTACAGCATGTACAAAGCCGGCAATGTGGCTGTTACCGGCACACATTCACATTCTGGTCCCGGAGCCTGGTTCAACTACTTGCTCCCCCAAATCACGAGCTTGGGTTTCGACAAGCAGAGTTACAAGGCTATCGTCGACGGCGCCATTTTGGCTGTCAAGCGGGCGCACGAGGGCCTTCAGGAGGGTTACCTCGACTTTGGCACCACCAGAATCGAAGACGCAAACATCAACCGGAGTTTGTACTCGTACTTGGCCAACCCTGCCGCGGAACGGGCTCAGTATGGGGATGACAGTGTGGAAAAGATTATGACGTTGTTGAGGTTCCAGAGGGCGTCGGATGGGAAGAATATCGGGGTGTTGACTTGGTTTCCGGTCCATCCTACTTCAATGCAGGGGAATAATACCCATGTGACGGGGGATAACAAGGGGTTGGCGGCTTATTATTTTGAGAGGAGCGTGAGGGGTGACAGTGCGGTTGCCGAAGGGTTTGTGGCTGGGTTTTCGCAGGCAAATATGGGGGATTCGTCGCCGAATGTGTTGGGCGCTTGGTGTGATGATGGGTCCGGGCAGATGTGCGATTTTGAGACGAGTACGTGTGCGGATGGGAAGAGCCAGGCTTGTCGGGCGAGGGGACCGGCGTTTGAGAAGTTGGATTTGGGGGTGGCGAGCTGTGAGATTATTGCGCAGAGGCAGTTTGATGGGGCTAAGAGTCTCTAT ACTTCTCTTGCTTCTTCATCGACTCCTGTCACAGGCGCCTCTGTCCGCTCGTTCCACTACTTCCAGGATATGCGCTACTACACCTTTCCCCTTGCCAACGGCACTCTCGTGCAAACCTGCCCTGCTGCGTTGGGACACTCCTTTGCTGCCGGCACGTCTGACTGGCCCGGCGCATTTGACTTCACCCAGGGCGACTCCGGTGCGCCCAACAACCCGTTCTGGTCTGTTGTCGGTGGTTTGCTCAAGGCGCCTTCTCCCCAACAGAAGGCCTGCCAACAGCCCAAGCCTGTCCTCCTCAACGTAGGCGAGATGGATGTCCCCTATGCCTGGAGCCCCAACATTATGGATATTCAATCTTTCCGTGTGGGGCAGTTCATCATCGTTGTCTCCCCTGTCGAAGTCACCACCATGGCTGGCAGAAGGTGGAAGGCTGCTGTGAAGAACGCGGCTGCTTCTGAGCTGTCCTTGGGAACCGAACCCTACGTCGTATTGGGAGGTCCAGCAAACACTTACTCCCACTACTTGACAACCCCAGAGGAGTACCAGATCCAGCGATACGAAGGAGCTTCGACTCTCTTTGGTCAGTGGGCGCTCCCCGCATTtgtcaacctcaccctccgcGGCCTGCCGTATCTCTCATCGTCTTCCAGCTCCCAGCCGACTTTCGGctctccagcacccccaGACAACCGCGAAAACTCGCTCAGCTTCATCACTGGCGTCGCGTTTGACGCCGAGCCCATCGGGAAGAAGTTCGGGGCCGTCCTCACTCAGCCTGCTGCGTCGTACACCCGCGGTCAGGCAGTGAGTGTTCGATTCCAGGGTGCGAACCCGAGGAACAACTTGAGACTTGAGGGGACGTATGCCGCGGTCGAGAAGCAGGTCAATGGGCAGTGGACGAGGGTGCTGAGTGATGAGGATTGGAAGCTGGTGTATACTTGGAAGAGGACGAACTGGGCTTTGGGGCACAGCGAGGTGACGATTACCTGGGAGACGAGCGCGACAGAGGACAGTGCGGGGACGTATAGGGTGAGGTATCATGGTGATTCGAAGCCGTTGATTGGGAGTATTAAGGCTTTTGAGGGGGTGTCGAATAGTTTTACGCTGAGTTGA
- the rcd1 gene encoding RNA-binding protein, CCR4-NOT complex subunit Rcd1 (COG:S; EggNog:ENOG503NWKG; BUSCO:EOG09263Q8J), producing MMPNPHVYGHHQYPQADSAWMHQQTSHQHHVQAAAQGAVNVAQQQYHNRLAGAHNGVNALAQSHAQESSLDASVSEDNRRTLQYIADLLDENTREAALLELSKKREQVPELALILWHSFGVMTSLLQEIISVYSLLNPSQLTAAASNRVCNALALLQCVASHNETRTLFLSAHIPLFLYPFLNTTSKSRPFEYLRLTSLGVIGALVKNDSTEVINFLLTTEIIPLCLRIMETGSELSKTVAIFIVQKILLDDNGLNYICATYERFYAVGTVLSNMVGQLVEQQTARLLKHVVRCFLRLSDNARAREALRQCLPEPLRDNTFAAVLRDDAATKRCLHQLVVNLQENVVEPSGQLGI from the exons ATGATGCCCAACCCGCACGTATATGGCCACCACCAGTATCCCCAGGCAGACTCGGCCTGGATGCACCAGCAGACATCGCACCAGCACCACGTCCAGGCCGCTGCTCAGGGTGCTGTGAATGTGGCCCAGCAGCAATATCACAACCGCCTGGCTGGCGCTCACAATGGCGTCAATGCCCTGGCGCAGAGCCACGCGCAGGAGAGCTCGTTGGATGCGTCCGTCTCGGAGGACAATAGACGGACACTGCAGTACATCGCCGATCTGCTTGATGAGAACACGCGCGAGGCGGCCTTGTTGGAGCTCAGCAAGAAGCGGGAACAGGTACCCGAGTTGGCACTTATCTTGTGGCACTCGTTTG GCGTCATGACCTCGCTCCTTCAGGAGATCATCAGCGTGTACAGCTTGTTGAACCCATCGCAACTCACTGCGGCGGCTTCCAACAGAGTGTGCAACGCGCTGGCTCTCCTCCAGTGTGTTGCGTCGCACAACGAGACACGCACATTGTTCTTAAGCG CTCATATTCCTCTTTTCCTGTATCCGTTCCTCAACACAACCTCCAAGTCTAGGCCGTTCGAATACTTGCGGCTCACGTCGTTGGGAGTGATCGGTGCGCTGGTTAAGAATGACTCGACTGAGGTGATCAACTTCCTGTTGACCACCGAGATCATTCCTCTCTGTCTTCGCATCATGGAGACGGGGTCCGAGCTCAGCAAGACGGTGGCGATTTTCATTGTCCAGAAGATTCTGCTCGACGACAACGGCCTCAACTATATTTGCGCCACATACGAGCGATTCTATGCGGTCGGGACAGTGTTGAGCAACATGGTGGGCCAGCTTGTCGAACAGCAAACGGCTAGGCTCCTGAAGCATGTTGTGCGGTGCTTCCTTAG GTTGAGCGATAATGCGAGAGCCCGTGAGGCGTTGCGTCAGTGCCTCCCAGAGCCTCTGCGAGACAACACTTTTGCCGCCGTCCTTCGGGATGACGCCGCAACAAAGCGTTGTCTGCACCAGCTCGTTGTCAACCTTCAGGAAAATGTAGTCGAACCCAGCGGCCAACTTGGAATCTGA
- a CDS encoding hypothetical protein (EggNog:ENOG503Q0KY) produces the protein MKLLPVFAVFLLGSTAQAGLFSRAPGGGFFGGSFGFGFGSGNNGNNNNNVDGPGSDGEFNTAVDGPGRNGENFDPTAAGPGFNGGGGGYGGGYGGGYSGSGRGQSWRSRWRGRFRGGSSNGNGNGNGQGQAGNGQGGENGAGDAQQPPQPKNVLMKIGNTILPPGGQCTFDDLTQEPILLFPQGALNRTYLAVGLSMSLNISSFAAFDPTSLVAAAQLSLTYLQSGLRLRDFENPVLTSETNPLVPFMMVNGGNGTGQVMMITMLYTQPQPLVIEEGVQIGLAEIAGNAGAGAGAGAGANATAGASRALTTLTQEVTITVTDEANVAVTSTITFVSTIMVADTTGAGAGCEATPEPVTVTVTVTAGAEAGASATAGAGADSGSESGSGSGSGSGSGSGSGNGDGGRNGGDSGSDNKEPCDICESIHGGDNKDGKDRGDSGSGSDRGSTDDGRENKDDKDRDGNNRDYGSGGSRGGFGDDDQNDRDNKDNKDGMDGMDKGNKDNKDNKDNKDKNNKDNDNGNGDDRGSSGSGSDSPCQRPGGDCNNMGGGRGNSTSTGGTDSKDNKDNKDNKDNKDNKDNMGNGGNRDGQNGENNNGEGKDANSPCSTCSEGGSKTTTDAGSNGDDDNNRRPAPTSTASGGGEGKDGKGSNGGTGPITSSMTDNTPSPTNADTAGSAPTSVFKLTVIYPIDATTSAGNGTIPAGAAAQAGMNDSPSVETAAATALGAESTDLASSSSSGPAIVVVGSGAMKEAHPGAVSALLLGGVAVVFFVFL, from the exons ATGAAACTGCTGCCCGTTTTTGCCGTCTTCCTCTTGGGCTCTACAGCCCAAGCAGGGCTTTTCTCTCGTGCCCCGGGAGGTGGGTTCTTTGGTGGGAgctttgggtttgggtttggaaGTGGCAACAATGGCAACAATAACAATAATGTCGACGGCCCTGGTTCAGATGGCGAATTCAACACAGCTGTTGACGGCCCTGGTCGAAACGGGGAGAACTTTGACCCTACCGCTGCCGGTCCTGGGTTtaatggtggtggcggtggttaTGGGGGTGGATATGGAGGAGGGTACAGCGGCAGTGGAAGAGGTCAAAGCTGGAGGAgtagatggagagggagattcCGTGGCGGATCCAGCAATGGAAatggcaacggcaacggtcAAGGACAAGCCGGCAACGGACAAGGTGGTGAAAATGGCGCTGGCGATGCCCAGCAGCCGCCCCAACCAAAGAATGTCCTCATGAAAATCGGGAATACTATCCTCCCGCCCGGAGGGCAATGCACCTTTGACG ATCTCACTCAAGAACCaatcctcctttttcctcAGGGAGCCCTCAACAGAACTTACCTCGCCGTTGGTCTCTCCATGTCTCTTAATATCTCCTCCTTTGCAGCCTTCGATCCCACTTCGCTCGTTGCAGCAGCACAGTTGTCCTTGACGTACCTCCAGTCGGGGCTGAGACTGCGGGATTTTGAGAACCCGGTGTTGACGTCGGAGACGAACCCACTGGTGCCGTTTATGATGGTCAATGGGGGGAATGGGACGGggcaggtgatgatgattacTATGCTGTATACCCAGCCTCAGCCGTTGGTtattgaggagggggttcaGATTGGTTTGGCGGAGATTGCGGGGA atgctggtgctggtgctggtgctggggcAGGTGCTAACGCTACGGCGGGGGCATCAAGGGCTCTTACGACGCTCACGCAGGAGGTTACCATCACTGTTACTGACGAGGCGAACGTGGCGGTTACGTCTACGATTACGTTTGTGTCGACGATTATGGTCGCTGATACTacgggagcaggagcaggatgTGAGGCTACTCCTGAGCCGGTTACGGTGACGGTTACTGTTACTGCTGGGGCGGAGGCGGGGGCGAGTGCTactgctggtgctggagcTGATTCTGGGTCGGAGTCGGGATCTGGGTCTGGATCTGGTAGTGGCTCTGGATCAGGATCTGGCAACGG AGACGGTGGGCGCAATGGTGGTGACTCGGGATCTGACAACAAGGAGCCATGCGATATCTGCGAGAGCATCCACGGTGGTGACAACAAGGACGGAAAGGACAGGGGCGACTCTGGTTCTGGTTCAGATCGTGGCAGCACCGATGATGGTCGTGAGAATAAGGATGATAAGGACCGAGATGGCAACAACCGTGACTATGGATCTGGTGGCTCTCGAGGGGgctttggtgatgatgaccagAACGACCGTGATAACAAGGACAATAAGGATGGCATGGACGGTATGGACAAGGGCAATAAGGATAACAAAGACAATAAGGATAACAAGGACAAGAATAACAAGGACAATGATAACGGCAACGGCGACGATAGAGGCAGCTCTGGGTCCGGCTCTGATAGCCCGTGCCAGCGCCCGGGAGGCGACTGTAACAACATGGGCGGTGGCCGCGGAAACAGCACATCCACTGGCGGCACTGACTCCAAAGacaacaaggacaacaaggacaacaaggacaacaaggacaacaaggACAATATGGGCAACGGAGGCAATCGCGACGGCCAAAACGGAGAGAACAACAACGGCGAGGGCAAAGACGCCAACAGCCCATGCAGCACCTGCAGCGAAGGCGGCTCGAAGACCACAACAGACGCCGGATCCAacggcgacgacgacaacaacaggcGTCCTGCGCCCACGTCAACGGCATctggtgggggtgagggaaAAGACGGTAAAGGTAGCAACGGCGGAACAGGTCCGATAACCTCCTCCATGACTGATAACACTCCTTCCCCGACGAATGCTGACACGGCTGGCAGCGCACCAACATCAGTATTCAAACTGACGGTAATATACCCGATCGATGCCACGACGTCGGCTGGGAACGGAACGATACCTGCTGGTGCTGCGGCTCAGGCAGGGATGAACGACTCGCCCAGCGTTGAAACGGCTGCCGCCACCGCTTTGGGGGCCGAGAGCACCGATTTAGCTTCTTCTAGTAGCTCTGGGCCGGCgattgtggttgttgggagtgGAGCGATGAAGGAGGCTCATCCTGGGGCTGTTTCGGCGTTGCTTCTTGGGGGGGTTGCGGTTGTTTTCTTTGTATTTTTGTAG